In Populus alba chromosome 1, ASM523922v2, whole genome shotgun sequence, a single window of DNA contains:
- the LOC118061026 gene encoding arabinogalactan O-methyltransferase 1, which translates to MKRPQFTPERSCLFVVALSGLIIGALLFSSLIRSVGNISSFGLCSFASAKARAAAEYAATPTQLQSILHYATSKIVPQQSLAEISVTFDVLKTRSPCNFLVFGLGFDSLMWTSLNPHGTTLFLEEDPKWVRTIVKNTPTLNAHTVQYLTQLKEADSLLKTYRSEPLCSPSKAYLRGNYKCRLALTGLPDEVYDKEWDLIMIDAPRGYFPEAPGRMAAIFSAAVMARKRKGSGVTHVFLHDVNRRVEKMFAVEFLCRKYLVKAVGRLWHFEIPPAANVSQSDGWFC; encoded by the coding sequence atgaaGAGACCCCAATTCACTCCGGAAAGGTCCTGTCTCTTCGTAGTGGCTTTATCCGGTCTAATAATCGGTGCACTTCTTTTTTCAAGCTTAATCCGATCCGTTGGTAACATCTCTTCCTTCGGCCTCTGCTCCTTTGCCTCGGCCAAAGCCCGCGCCGCCGCGGAGTACGCCGCTACACCAACTCAACTCCAATCCATCCTCCACTATGCAACTTCAAAGATCGTCCCACAACAATCTTTAGCCGAAATATCAGTCACTTTCGATGTCCTCAAAACACGTTCACCCTGTAACTTCCTTGTATTTGGTCTAGGTTTTGATTCTCTCATGTGGACATCATTAAATCCACATGGCACCACTTTATTTCTCGAAGAAGATCCTAAATGGGTTCGGACAATCGTCAAAAACACTCCAACGTTAAATGCGCATACGGTTCAGTACTTGACGCAACTAAAGGAAGCCGACAGCCTCCTGAAAACGTACCGGTCTGAACCGTTGTGTTCGCCAAGTAAAGCATACTTACGCGGCAATTATAAGTGTAGGTTAGCACTGACTGGATTGCCTGACGAAGTTTATGATAAGGAATGGGATTTGATAATGATTGATGCGCCAAGAGGGTACTTCCCGGAGGCACCAGGGAGGATGGCGGCGATATTTTCAGCGGCGGTGATGGCTAGGAAGAGGAAAGGATCAGGAGTGACGCATGTGTTTCTACATGATGTGAATCGGAGAGTGGAGAAAATGTTTGCGGTGGAGTTTTTGTGCAGGAAGTATTTGGTTAAGGCTGTAGGGCGGCTATGGCATTTTGAGATCCCTCCAGCTGCTAATGTGAGCCAGAGTGATGGTTGGTTTTGCTAA